In bacterium 336/3, the following proteins share a genomic window:
- a CDS encoding peptidase M23 translates to MAKIKYYYDTESCRYERVQVNKWDIAFNIAGLLIFAALFGLGFTFIYTKFHKSDKEAELAKEVEELKSYYQLINKKLEESDKVLTSLQERDDKVYRVIFASDPVPMSARIAGSGGTEKYADLLKKGLKSEDLVLNALQKIDRLKRKMYVQTKSYDDIMQMAKSKEDRLASIPAIQPLSNKELTRLSSGFGTRFHPIFGGAQFHPGIDFAAPHGTPIYATADGVVTVAQNNFGGYGNEIQIKHSEDYTTLYAHLSGFKIQKGQKVKRGECIGYVGSTGFSTAPHLHYEVIHKGEKVNPVYYFYNDLSPEQYDKILELASRENRSLGAVDSRNIKIQE, encoded by the coding sequence ATGGCGAAAATCAAGTATTACTACGATACCGAATCGTGCCGATATGAGCGTGTACAGGTAAACAAATGGGATATAGCCTTTAATATTGCAGGTCTTTTAATTTTTGCAGCATTGTTTGGTTTAGGATTTACATTTATTTATACCAAATTTCATAAATCTGATAAAGAGGCTGAATTAGCCAAAGAAGTTGAAGAATTAAAGAGTTATTATCAGCTCATAAACAAGAAGTTAGAGGAATCTGACAAAGTGCTTACTTCACTACAAGAAAGAGACGATAAAGTATATAGAGTAATATTTGCATCAGACCCAGTACCCATGTCTGCTCGTATCGCAGGCTCAGGCGGAACAGAGAAATATGCCGACTTACTCAAAAAAGGATTAAAAAGCGAAGATTTAGTATTAAATGCCCTTCAAAAAATAGACAGATTAAAACGTAAGATGTATGTACAAACAAAATCTTATGATGATATCATGCAAATGGCTAAAAGTAAAGAAGATAGATTAGCAAGTATTCCAGCCATTCAACCCCTCTCAAACAAAGAACTAACACGACTTTCTTCTGGTTTTGGTACACGCTTCCACCCTATTTTTGGAGGAGCTCAATTCCACCCAGGTATAGATTTTGCTGCTCCACATGGTACGCCTATTTATGCGACTGCTGATGGTGTGGTTACTGTGGCTCAAAATAATTTTGGTGGTTATGGCAATGAAATTCAGATTAAACACAGCGAAGACTATACTACGCTTTATGCTCACCTTTCTGGTTTCAAAATACAAAAAGGACAAAAAGTAAAACGTGGCGAGTGTATCGGTTATGTAGGAAGTACAGGTTTCTCTACTGCCCCACACTTACACTACGAGGTGATTCATAAAGGCGAAAAAGTAAATCCTGTTTATTATTTCTATAACGACCTCTCTCCTGAACAATACGACAAGATTTTAGAATTGGCTTCTCGTGAAAATCGTTCTTTGGGAGCTGTGGATTCTAGAAACATCAAGATACAAGAATAA
- a CDS encoding amino acid permease — protein sequence MSSQKISFNTAIAIVIANMIGAGVFTSLGYQAVGTPHIFPLLALWLIGGIVALCGALNYGELASLMPRSGGEYNFLSQIYHPLFGFLSGWISATIGFAAPVALAAVALGTYASNVVGIDAKIIGIIVVLIVTAIHATDVKAGGSFQRYSTAVKVGLILLFILSGLFLTNEPQSISILPKAGDWDEIVKSTFAVSLAFVSFAYSGWNASAYLANEIENPQKNVPKSLLMGTLVVMFAYILLNFVFLYTIPVSTLSAEQAKDFSKPLEVGYLSAGVIFGQIGGKVMATLIALLLVSSISSMVFAGPRVTQMIGEDFPMFKSFAKLNAKGVPSTAIIVQSVISVILILTSSFDSILYAIAFILDVFTFSTVLGVIVLRIRKPQEERKYKAWGFPITSLIFLAATGWTMWYLFKERILPATKAIFGVGLNPESSYLQQTMPSFITLGMLVSGTIVYFISKNIKESKA from the coding sequence ATGTCATCTCAAAAAATTAGTTTCAACACAGCAATTGCGATTGTTATTGCCAACATGATAGGTGCTGGCGTTTTTACCAGTTTGGGCTATCAGGCAGTGGGTACGCCCCACATTTTCCCTTTACTTGCATTATGGTTGATTGGAGGAATTGTTGCTCTTTGTGGAGCTTTAAATTACGGAGAATTAGCTTCCTTAATGCCTCGTTCTGGTGGTGAGTATAATTTTTTATCTCAAATCTATCATCCACTATTCGGATTCCTTTCAGGCTGGATTTCAGCTACCATTGGTTTTGCTGCTCCTGTAGCTTTGGCTGCTGTGGCCTTAGGGACTTATGCCTCCAATGTGGTTGGTATAGATGCCAAAATTATTGGAATTATTGTAGTTTTGATTGTTACGGCAATTCATGCAACAGATGTAAAAGCTGGAGGAAGTTTTCAGCGTTATTCTACGGCTGTAAAAGTAGGTTTGATTTTGTTGTTTATTCTTTCAGGCTTATTTCTTACCAATGAACCCCAAAGTATCAGTATTTTACCCAAAGCAGGCGATTGGGATGAAATTGTAAAAAGCACTTTTGCAGTTTCTTTAGCTTTTGTTTCTTTCGCTTATTCAGGTTGGAATGCTTCAGCTTATTTAGCAAATGAAATTGAGAATCCTCAGAAAAATGTACCGAAATCGCTTCTGATGGGTACACTTGTGGTAATGTTTGCTTATATTCTACTCAATTTTGTATTTCTTTATACCATTCCAGTTTCTACCTTATCGGCAGAACAAGCAAAAGACTTTAGTAAACCCTTAGAAGTGGGTTATTTATCAGCAGGTGTGATTTTTGGACAAATTGGTGGTAAAGTAATGGCAACATTGATTGCTTTGTTGCTTGTTTCTTCTATTAGTTCAATGGTATTTGCTGGCCCTAGAGTAACTCAGATGATTGGTGAAGATTTCCCTATGTTCAAAAGTTTTGCAAAATTAAATGCGAAAGGCGTTCCCAGTACAGCCATTATCGTACAATCTGTTATTTCAGTGATTCTAATTTTAACATCTTCTTTTGATTCAATTTTATATGCAATAGCCTTTATCTTAGATGTATTTACATTCTCTACAGTGTTGGGTGTGATTGTTTTAAGAATTAGAAAACCACAAGAAGAAAGAAAATATAAAGCATGGGGATTCCCTATTACATCACTTATATTCTTGGCTGCAACAGGTTGGACCATGTGGTATTTGTTTAAAGAACGTATTTTGCCTGCTACCAAAGCCATTTTTGGTGTTGGCTTAAACCCTGAATCAAGTTATTTACAACAAACCATGCCTTCTTTTATCACTTTAGGAATGCTTGTGTCTGGTACAATTGTTTACTTTATCAGTAAAAATATCAAAGAATCAAAAGCTTAA
- a CDS encoding MerR family transcriptional regulator has translation METTYEKSTKLYYTIGEVAEMMNVTTSLIRFWESEFDMLHFQKNKKGDRRFTQEDIEDLKAIYHLVKEKGYKLEAAKEIMRQRSKEVKQKIETLQSLYRLKDFLQMLKNELPL, from the coding sequence ATGGAGACGACTTATGAGAAAAGTACAAAATTGTACTACACTATAGGAGAAGTCGCAGAAATGATGAATGTTACAACTTCACTCATACGATTTTGGGAAAGTGAATTTGATATGCTCCATTTTCAAAAAAATAAAAAAGGAGACAGAAGATTCACACAAGAAGATATTGAGGATTTGAAAGCGATTTATCATTTAGTGAAAGAGAAAGGATATAAATTAGAGGCAGCAAAAGAAATTATGAGGCAACGCTCTAAAGAAGTAAAACAAAAAATAGAAACATTACAATCTTTGTACAGACTCAAAGATTTTTTACAAATGCTCAAAAATGAACTTCCTTTATAA
- a CDS encoding 30S ribosomal protein S15, producing the protein MHLSSQDKKEIFAKYSFSKNATDTGSPESQIALFTDRINYLTQHLKSNKKDHSSRLGLLKLVGKRKSLLGYLQKTNLERYRQVLNDLNLRK; encoded by the coding sequence ATGCATCTTTCAAGCCAAGACAAAAAAGAAATATTCGCAAAATATAGCTTTTCTAAGAATGCAACAGATACAGGCTCTCCTGAATCTCAAATTGCTTTGTTTACAGATAGAATTAACTATTTGACACAGCACTTAAAAAGCAATAAGAAAGACCACTCTTCTCGCTTGGGTCTTTTGAAATTAGTTGGTAAGCGTAAAAGCTTATTAGGCTATTTACAAAAAACAAACTTAGAGCGTTATCGCCAAGTTTTGAATGACCTAAATTTGAGAAAGTAA
- a CDS encoding protein-L-isoaspartate O-methyltransferase — translation MIVLEDNFQHKGLRKKLIEEIRKKGIQDESVLKAIQAVPRHWFLDSVFLQHAYQDKAFPIDEGQTISQPYTVAFQTELLEIQSYQSVLEIGTGSAYQACVLAEMGAKVYTIEYNEILHRKAKRMIDILRYDRKIQCFLGDGSQGLKQFAPYDGILVTAGAPAVPESLLFQLKIGGKLVIPVGNNDTQKMMRITRKEEKHFTQEEFDNFSFVPLLGKNGWKN, via the coding sequence ATTATTGTGTTAGAAGATAATTTCCAACATAAAGGTTTACGCAAAAAACTCATAGAAGAGATACGTAAAAAAGGAATTCAAGACGAAAGTGTGCTGAAGGCGATTCAGGCAGTGCCTCGTCATTGGTTTTTAGATTCTGTATTTCTACAACATGCTTATCAGGATAAGGCTTTTCCTATTGATGAAGGGCAAACTATTTCACAGCCTTACACAGTTGCTTTTCAGACTGAATTATTAGAAATACAATCTTATCAATCTGTTTTAGAAATAGGTACAGGCTCTGCTTATCAGGCTTGTGTCCTTGCTGAAATGGGTGCAAAAGTCTATACCATAGAGTACAACGAAATATTACACCGAAAAGCCAAACGCATGATAGATATTTTGCGTTATGATAGAAAAATTCAATGTTTTTTGGGAGATGGCTCACAAGGACTCAAACAATTTGCCCCTTATGATGGTATTTTGGTAACTGCAGGAGCTCCTGCAGTACCCGAATCACTTTTATTTCAACTAAAAATAGGTGGAAAGCTGGTAATTCCTGTTGGTAACAACGATACTCAGAAAATGATGCGTATTACTCGAAAAGAAGAAAAGCATTTCACACAAGAAGAATTTGATAATTTTAGCTTTGTTCCACTTTTGGGCAAAAATGGTTGGAAAAATTAA
- a CDS encoding riboflavin synthase subunit alpha — MFTGIVEQIGTIKNIENQASNVVFTIESSLAPELKIDQSLSHNGVCLTITYSDKNSIHQVTAIQETLRKTNLSDWKIGDKVNLERAMQMNARLDGHIVQGHVDEIGTCVSIKDENGSWIFTFEYNSDSKNITIEKGSVAINGTSLTVVNSQKNSFSVAIIPYTYEHTNFHQLQVGSRVNLEFDMIGKYLQKLSEVYRG, encoded by the coding sequence ATGTTTACAGGCATTGTAGAACAGATAGGAACTATCAAAAATATCGAAAATCAAGCATCTAATGTTGTTTTTACCATAGAAAGTTCATTAGCTCCTGAACTAAAAATAGACCAAAGTCTATCGCATAATGGTGTATGTTTAACTATAACCTATTCTGATAAAAACTCTATTCATCAGGTAACAGCCATTCAAGAAACTCTCCGAAAAACAAATTTATCAGATTGGAAAATTGGAGATAAAGTCAATTTGGAAAGAGCCATGCAAATGAATGCTCGTTTGGATGGGCATATTGTACAGGGGCATGTAGATGAGATTGGTACTTGTGTGAGTATCAAAGATGAAAATGGAAGCTGGATTTTTACATTTGAGTACAATTCTGATTCTAAAAATATCACCATCGAAAAAGGTTCTGTTGCTATCAATGGAACAAGTTTAACGGTTGTCAATTCTCAAAAAAATAGTTTTTCTGTGGCAATTATTCCTTATACATACGAACACACAAATTTTCATCAGTTGCAAGTAGGCTCAAGAGTAAATTTGGAATTTGATATGATTGGGAAATATCTTCAAAAGCTTTCTGAAGTATATAGAGGTTGA
- a CDS encoding nicotinate-nucleotide--dimethylbenzimidazole phosphoribosyltransferase: MDIQEQLQHKINFKTKPLGALGKLEKIALQIGKIQNTLSPSLQKPTIVIFAADHGIAHEGVSAYPQEVTYQMVMNFLAGGAAINVFSKQNNIDLKIVDAGVNFDFEPHPSLINAKIAKQTQSFLHTQAMTENQLKECFLKGEEIVEKLHEEGSNIIGFGEMGIANTSSATMLMSVLCDLPISKCVGRGTGLNDEQFNHKIAILEEAKAKHQIENPMDVLRTFGGFEIAQMCGAMITAFKKNMIILVDGFIASSAFLVAYSINQEILNNAIFCHLSDEYGHKNMLDFMEVEPLLNLQMRLGEGTGCAVAYPIIQSAVNFLNEMASFESAGVSQKES, translated from the coding sequence ATGGATATACAAGAACAACTCCAGCATAAAATAAATTTTAAAACAAAACCTTTAGGAGCATTAGGTAAATTAGAAAAAATAGCCTTACAAATAGGAAAAATACAAAACACTCTTAGCCCGAGCCTTCAAAAGCCAACGATTGTCATATTTGCAGCAGATCATGGAATTGCTCATGAGGGTGTAAGTGCATATCCACAAGAAGTTACTTATCAGATGGTAATGAATTTTTTGGCAGGAGGGGCAGCCATCAATGTTTTTTCAAAACAAAATAACATTGATTTGAAAATTGTGGATGCAGGCGTTAATTTTGATTTTGAACCACATCCAAGTCTGATAAATGCTAAAATAGCCAAGCAAACACAAAGCTTTTTGCACACTCAAGCCATGACAGAAAACCAACTTAAAGAGTGTTTTCTGAAAGGTGAAGAAATTGTAGAAAAATTACATGAAGAAGGCTCAAATATCATTGGTTTTGGAGAAATGGGCATAGCCAATACTTCATCAGCGACTATGCTGATGAGTGTACTATGCGATTTGCCTATCTCAAAATGTGTAGGAAGAGGAACAGGGCTCAATGATGAACAATTCAATCATAAAATAGCAATTTTGGAAGAAGCCAAAGCTAAACATCAAATAGAAAACCCTATGGATGTTTTGCGAACATTTGGAGGCTTTGAGATAGCCCAAATGTGTGGTGCCATGATTACAGCCTTCAAAAAGAATATGATTATCTTGGTAGATGGTTTTATTGCTTCTAGTGCTTTTTTGGTGGCATATTCTATCAATCAAGAAATTTTAAACAATGCTATATTCTGCCATCTTTCTGATGAATACGGACATAAAAATATGCTTGACTTTATGGAAGTAGAGCCTTTGCTAAATCTACAAATGCGATTGGGAGAGGGAACAGGCTGTGCTGTGGCATATCCTATTATACAAAGTGCAGTGAATTTTTTAAATGAAATGGCAAGTTTTGAAAGTGCAGGCGTGAGCCAAAAAGAATCATGA